A single region of the Thunnus maccoyii chromosome 10, fThuMac1.1, whole genome shotgun sequence genome encodes:
- the rpz4 gene encoding rapunzel 4 produces MANQLQQLIAEKKNMVETVMEVFEQGAEVVASIAGDLFPVFSIAAPIVKLALDNVESKEAAFMKEQFQKVRERLEVVSEEIQRINDEIKKSGVDAAYFSVEENITNQFRKYMDILNAKPKFRDVKKKLFLEHFAKTGGDKNLNTLYNAVTGDNFSGESVLEITLNYEEKSRRAMEDFCARLKKLFCIGLIALLGHSALKEYDGEEEELLKDWGEKMKAVQAKMNAVIEDCILSFPKQAELDSRRLVRDQSELSNQQLADAIIENLKKKYDWVGWSVRIYRIPSGLFANKKDYHCATGKSRFQVPSSDEKLNIVVSYSSSPEPVDKNHIQQLIQSQKKITVVGVAELLFEKLPGSCVVHTVKTSKDLACSWSFTDELHYWEEHKNFYVCVHSA; encoded by the coding sequence ATGGCAAACCAACTACAACAGCTTatagcagagaagaagaatatgGTGGAGACCGTGATGGAAGTGTTTGAACAGGGAGCTGAAGTGGTGGCCAGTATCGCCGGTGACCTCTTCCCCGTTTTCTCTATCGCTGCCCCCATTGTTAAACTGGCTCTGGACAATGTGGAGAGCAAAGAGGCCGCATTCATGAAGGAGCAATTCCAGAAGGTCCGTGAGCGTCTGGAGGTGGTCTCAGAGGAGATTCAGCGGATCAACGATGAGATCAAGAAAAGCGGGGTGGATGCTGCGTATTTCTCAGTGgaggaaaacatcacaaatcAGTTCAGGAAGTACATGGACATCCTCAACGCCAAACCTAAATTCCGGGATGTCAAGAAGAAGCTTTTCTTGGAACATTTTGCCAAGACCGGTGGtgacaaaaacctgaacacactcTACAACGCTGTGACGGGAGATAACTTCTCTGGGGAGTCTGTGCTCGAGATCACCCTGAACTACGAGGAGAAAAGTCGCCGGGCGATGGAGGACTTCTGCGCCAGGCTGAAGAAGCTGTTCTGCATCGGGCTCATCGCTCTGTTGGGCCACTCTGCTCTAAAGGAATAtgatggggaggaggaggaactcCTGAAAGACTGGGGTGAGAAGATGAAGGCGGTCCAGGCTAAAATGAACGCTGTGATCGAAGACTGCATCCTCAGCTTCCCCAAACAAGCTGAGCTGGATTCCCGTCGACTGGTGAGAGACCAGTCGGAACTAAGCAACCAGCAGCTAGCTGATGCTATCATAGAGAATCTAAAGAAGAAGTATGATTGGGTGGGCTGGTCTGTGCGTATTTACAGGATCCCTTCAGGCCTGTTTGCCAACAAGAAGGATTACCACTGCGCCACAGGGAAGAGTCGCTTCCAGGTCCCTTCATCGGATGAGAAACTTAACATTGTGGTGTCCTACAGCTCCTCCCCTGAGCCTGTGGATAAGAATCACATCCAGCAGCTGATCCAGAGTCAGAAGAAAATCACAGTGGTGGGTGTTGCAGAGCTTTTGTTTGAGAAGTTGCCTGGCTCCTGTGTGGTCCACACAGTCAAAACCAGCAAAGACCTAGCCTGCTCCTGGAGCTTCACCGATGAGCTTCACTACTGGGAGGAGCACAAAAACTTCTACGTCTGCGTTCACTCTGCTTGA